The Drosophila suzukii chromosome X, CBGP_Dsuzu_IsoJpt1.0, whole genome shotgun sequence DNA window TTCGTCAAAGAAGCCTGCCGCATCTGGGTACAACATCGTCTTCTGGGTACCACATCTTGGTGGCGACCACTGCCGCCGTCGGGAAGACCAGGCTGGATAAGAAAACCCTATCCCAGGGGACCACTGCCCGGAATCCTGGGAGGGGCTATCTTCCCTAAAGAGCCTGAAGCAGCAAACTCGGGTGATGCGTGTTCTGtcaaaattgtttgacagaagAAACTTTGCACAGCTTACTAtgcaataaatttatttacataATCTAAATTTTTTGGCATTGGTATTAAAtatgtgtttattttttgttttcggtACTGTAAAAACTTAAAATAGTCTTAGCAAAGGACCTTAAACTGTTGACCTTAATTTACTGGCGGTCATAcgtgtatatgtatgtacatatatatatacatacataccaAGAAAAATTGGTGTGATGTTAgtgtatatataattttatttgtagTCAGTTTTCATTTAGTTCTGCTAcgagaaacaaacaaaaaataataaaaaatgaatGTTTTTAAAAGTGTTCAAGTCTTAAAAAGTCTATTTAAAGCTAAAAGGTAGAGCTTTCTAACAGCATACTGCAAATTTAGTTTGGTTGGTTAACGACCAATTACaggaaaaaaattttgtttcaACCTAagcattttaataaaattataatataaaattttttaggttgTTTGTCACTTAATCTAAAAAAGTCCAGTTTTTTACGTTTTCAAAACATATTTTTGCCGAATAGTGTACATAAACAAGCGACATTTTGCACGAATACCGTGGTATTTCGGCGCGGGCACACTGTTTAGCCAACGGTCACACTGCAGATAGTAAATAAAGCATTTGGTGGAATTTATTGAGTTTACTGACCAGTAAGGACCCGTAAAATGACACGCCACGCGCGCAACTGCACGGCCGGAGCCGTGTACACCTACAACGAGAAGAAGCGGGACGCGGCGGAGTCCGGCTACGGCACCAATGCCCAGCGGCTGGGCAAGGACTCGGTGAAGTCCTTCGACTGCTGCTCGCTGACGCTGCAGCCGTGCCGCAGGCCCGTGATCACCAAGGACGGCTTCCTGTTCGACAAGGAGGCCATACTGCAGTACATCGTGACCAAGAAGAACGAGTACAGCCGCCGGCTCAAGGAGTACGAGCGGCTGAGGCGCGCGGAGGAGGACCAGCTGAGCCAGGAGGCCAACAGCAAGCAGCAGGCACGCATGGAGCGCTTCGTCAATGCCGAGAAGCCAGCGATGACGCCCGCCCActcctccgccgccgccgccgccgccaaAGAGAAACCATCCACTTCATCTGCCGCTGCAGCTTCGTCCTCTGCCTCCTCGATTTCCAACATGACCAACGGGCACGAGAAGAAGCTGCCCAGCTTCTGGCTGCCCTCCGAGTGCCCCAATGCTGGGCTGGCCAAGGCCCAGAAGCCCGATGCCACCATCTACTGCCCTGTGTCGCAGCAACCATTGAGGGTCAAGGATCTGATTGATGTCAAGTTCACGCTGCTCAAGGATGGTGATTCCAAGCGCTCGCTGATTGCCAAGGAGGCGCGCTACATGTGTCCCATTACCCACGACGTCCTCAGCAATGCGGTGCCCTGCGCCGTTCTGCGTCCCACGTGAGTTCTCGCTGGGATTTCTCTTTGACAGGCTTTAATAATTTCCTTTTCCCTAAAGTGGCGATGTGGTGACCATGGAGTGTGTGGAGCGGCTAATCAGAAAGGA harbors:
- the LOC108010450 gene encoding nitric oxide synthase-interacting protein homolog; this encodes MTRHARNCTAGAVYTYNEKKRDAAESGYGTNAQRLGKDSVKSFDCCSLTLQPCRRPVITKDGFLFDKEAILQYIVTKKNEYSRRLKEYERLRRAEEDQLSQEANSKQQARMERFVNAEKPAMTPAHSSAAAAAAKEKPSTSSAAAASSSASSISNMTNGHEKKLPSFWLPSECPNAGLAKAQKPDATIYCPVSQQPLRVKDLIDVKFTLLKDGDSKRSLIAKEARYMCPITHDVLSNAVPCAVLRPTGDVVTMECVERLIRKDMIHPLTDRKLKDKDIIPLQRGGTGYATTNDNLQAKEKRPMLQV